Part of the Chlamydia muridarum str. Nigg genome is shown below.
AGCATGGAGCAAGGCTAGTTTAGTTGAATCGATCCAGACTTTTTCTTTGTGTTGGGAGCCTGGAAGGAAGTCTGGGAAAGAGGCTATGAGAGGAATTTGAATGATGTGACAGCCATGGCGGATAGCCTCTTTAAAGCAGGACAAATAGGCTTTAAAGCAAAGTTGATAACAATAAGCAGGGCTATTGGAATACATAGAGGCTTTAGGAGCCGAAATTTGGATAAAGCGAGTGGGTTTATTATAAGTTTGAGTTTCAAAATTCCAAGTGGGGGATTGAACGTCATTGTCTTCCCAAGGTGCGGAAGAGCATTCTCCTGGAAGTAAGAGGCCCGAACTTGGTTTAGATTCTTCCCAGCATCTATCAGTAATCACTGCAGAAAATAAATCATTAGTTCCTCGTCCACCTTTAGGGCAAGATATGGATTGTACAGAATTTGCAATTGCCGAAGGCAAATTGGATTGAAGCTTTAGGGAAGCATATTGTCCAGAGGTAGTAATGAATAGTGTATTTGATCCGGGGATATTCCATGCTCTGAATCGAGCTGAGGGGTTGTTAAAAGATAAAAGAATTTTGTCTGAAGAAAGAAAACAGGGAAGCAGTTTTTCAGATTCTATACTGTTCCAGCCAAATAACATTTCTTTTATGGTATTTTTTAAAGCTAGTTTAGGGAGTAAGGGTGGTTTTGGGGGGATAAAAGATGGGGGAGGGGTACTTGGTTCTAGGAGCTCGAGTTCAGGAATTTCAAATTCTGGGATCTCCAGCTCTGGAATTTCCTGTTCTGGAATTTCAGGTTTTAATACGTTGTCTTGAGAACAAAAACGCTGGGAAAGAAGAATCCCTGCAATGAGAAGACTAACTCCTAAAATAAAACCAGAAACGATAATCAGAGAAGTGATAGAAGAGAGGATTCCAACCAAACAACCAGCAAGTCCTAAAATTATCCCCGATGCGAGGGAAGTAATAAGGGCCTGTTTGTAAGTCAAAGTAGGAAGTTTGCAATCAGGAGGTAAAAAATTCCGCATTGCGGATATCAGAGTACACATAAACCCTTAAACCTAAAAATTTTTGTTTAAGAGCTTAAGATAATGGCTCGTTTTGCGCAAGAACCGGGTATTAGGGATTAAAAGGTTAGCTTAACGCAGCCACCTTTAATACAGCACTGACAAGCCAGACGTTCGTTGGAGGAGTCAGGATCTCCTAAGAAATCTTGCTCAGCTTCAGAAAATTCAGACAAGTTGTCTGTACCTTCCAATATCTCAACAACACAAGTTCCACAAACCCCTTCTGTGCAGGCCAACGGTACACCAGCATTCTCACAAGCCTCCGCTATAGGGGACCCATCCTCTAAATCAAACTCCTGATTCTCGCCATCCGCTGAAACGATGAGCTTAGCCATAAGATCTCCAGAAGGAAAATAATGTTGAATTATTAAGAAATCGGAGTAGAGGGATTCGAACCCCCGACCTATTGCTCCCAAAGCAACCGCGCTAACCAGGCTGCGCTATACTCCGATCAAGAAAGTAGGAGCTCAGAAGGTTAGCATATAAATCATATACTCGACAAGATAAAGATGTTAAAAATGATAAATATTTCTGAGAACTTCTTCTTGAAGATATATGTTTTTGCTGGGTATTCGTTCGATGTAGAATTGGGGGGCTATCGTGAATCACATTAGAGGAAGTTCATGGAAAATTGTAACAATCCCCATTTGTATATTATTCACTTTAGTCATCCCTCTACCAAGATGGATTATTGATTTTGGAGTATGTGCAAATCTAGCCTGTTCTTTATCGATCATTTTTTGGGTGTTCTCTTTACGATCTTCTGCTTCTGCTAGAATTTTCCCTTCACTCCTTCTATATCTTTGTTTATTACGTCTTGGACTCAATTTAGCTTCCACGCGATGGATTTTAGCTTCTGGATGGGCATCTCCTTTGATTTTTGCTCTAGGAAGTTTCTTTTCTTTGGGGAGTATCCCCGTTGCACTAACAGTATGTTTACTACTATTTTTCATAAATTTTCTTGTTATCACCAAAGGAGCAGAGCGAATTGCAGAGGTACGGGCGCGTTTTTCTTTAGAATCGCTTCCAGGGAAGCAGATGTCTTTGGATGCCGATATTTCTGCAGGAAGAATTGGCTCTAGTAGAGCTTCTGTCAAAAAGAACTCTCTTTTGGAAGAGAGTGATTATTTTTCAGCTATGGAGGGAGTTTTTCGCTTCGTAAAAGGTGATGCAATAATGAGTTGGGTGCTGTTAGGAGTGAATAGTCTGGCAGCTTTATTTTTGGGACGTCATGTTGGGGTTTATAATTTATGGTTAACTGTGTTGGGCGATGCCTTAGTCAGTCAAGTTCCTGCATTGCTAACATCTTGTTCAGCAGCCACCCTTATAGCAAAAGTTGGAGAAAAAGAGAGCTTAGCGCAACATCTTGTGGAGTATTATGAGCAATGTAGACAAAGTTTTTTATATATCGCATTGATTCTTTGTGGAATGGCTTTTATTCCAGGGGCTCCTAAAGCTCTTATTTTAGGATTTTCTGTTTTGTTACTGTTAGGGTACAAGAGCCCCTATTCAGAAGAATCTTTATTATTCCAGAAGGAGCGGATAGAGCTATTATTACCCAATAAAGGAAATGAAAATCCTGTAAGTTTGTATAGGGCTGCTCGTCATCAAATTTATCAAGAATTAGGGGTAATCTTCCCGGAAGAGAGTGTGGTGCGTTATGTAAATAATGTTTCTCCGAGATTGGTATTTTCTGGGCAGGAGATCTCTTTAACAGAGCTTTCTTGCTCTGCCATGTTAAAGGCTATGAGGAAGCTAGCTCCCGAGACGATAGGTGAACGTTTTATTGCTCGTCTTATTGAGGAATTTCAAGAGCAGGGGGGGCTGTCTATAGAGGAGATCATTCCTCTTAAAATATCCGAAAACTCTTTAGTTTTCTTATTGAGAGCTCTTGTTAAAGAGCAGGTCTCTTTACATTTATTTCCTAAAATTCTTGAAGCTATTGATTTATTTGGCTCCCAGGCAAAAAGTTCTCTGGAGTTAGTAGAGTCTGTGCGCAACTACTTAGGGAAACAAATAGGTTTATCTTTATGGAACAGAAAAGATGTTCTAGAAGTAATTACCGTAGATTCTCTGGTTGAGCAATTTGTGCGAGATTCGCAAGCGAAGGTTTTTGTAGATTTGAACGAAAAAGTTGTTTCTCAAGTGAAAGACTTATTACGGGAAGGGGAGGGAAATTTTCGAGCTATTGTCACAGGATCTGAAACAAGAAAAGAACTAAAGCGCATAGTGGATCCTTATTTCCCAGATTTACTCGTTTTAGCTCATAGCGAGCTTCCTGAAGAGATGCCTATAACCTTGCTAGGAGCTGTTTCTGATGAGGTTTTATTATCTTAAAAAGGTTGTTTGTTGGGAGTTATTTGTTACTTGTGAAAATGTAGACATTGTTTAAAATTTTTATTTGATTTAATCTTATTTTTTTAGTCTGTGAAAGAATTATTTTTGTGAAGACTCAAGATCTTGCGGATACTTGGCAGTTGTACTGGTCAACTAAGGAAATCCATCACAGGGATTTTTTGATCGAGGCCTATCTCCCTCTTGTGAAAAATGTGGCGCATCGACTTGCTTCAGGCATGCCTTCTCATGTGAAGATAGAAGATCTTTATGCTTCTGGGGTTGAGGGATTAGTTCGGGCTGTTGAGCGTTTTGATCCAGAAAAAAGTAAGCGATTCGAGAGCTACGCTCTTTTTATTATAAAAGCGGCGATTATTGATGATTTGCGCAAGCAGGACTGGGTTCCTAGAAGTGTCTATCAAAGAGCAAATCGCTTGGCTGATGCAATGGACGCCTTGAGACAAACTTTAGGGAAAGAGCCTACAGATGGAGATCTTTGTGAGTATTTAAATATTTCACAACAGGAGTTATCGCACTGGTTCTCTTCCTCTAGACCAGCTCTAGTTCTTTCGTTGAATGATGATTTTTCTTGCCAAGATGAGGACGAAGGTCTTGCTTTAGAAGAAAGAATAGCGGATGAGCGGGCTGAAAATGGATACGATGTCATTAGGAAAAAGGAAGCTATTTCTATCTTAACGGAGGCCCTGCTTTCCCTTGATGAGAAAGAGCGGCAGGTAATGGCCTTGTATTACTATGATGATTTAGTTCTTAAAGAAATAGGAAAGATTTTGGGGGTTAGCGAGTCTCGAGTTTCCCAAATTCATTCTAAAGCCCTACTCAAGTTGCGGGGCACATTGTCGAGCCTTTTATAAAGGCCGTCTCTAGATCAGAATTTTCGTATTTTCTATCAATGTTTTGTTAGATATATTGACCTATTTTGTTAGCAGTATATCTGGAACAGCTTGCCTTGCTATAAAAGGAACAGGATAGATAAGATGTTGCTAGATAAGTTTATATGGACAGATTTTTATGCAACAATTAATCGATAGCCTTCAGAAACGGGGTATTCTAGATAATTCTTCCGCAGGATTAGAAAGTTTAACAGCTCCTGTTTCTGCCTATTTGGGGTTCGATCCAACTGCTCCTTCCTTGCATATAGGGCATTGGATTGGAATTTGTTTTCTGCGTCGATTATCGGCATATGGAATCACTCCTATTGCTCTTGTTGGAGGAGCAACAGGGATGATAGGGGATCCTTCTGGTAAAAGTGTGGAGCGCTCGCTATTAGATCAAGAGCAAGTACTTGATAATAGCAAAAAGATTGAGGTGGCTCTTGCTAATTATCTTCCCGACATTCGCATTGTGAACAATGCCGATTGGTTGGGATCATTGAGTATGGTGGATTTTCTAAGAGATATTGGGAAGTATTTCCGCTTAGGCTCGATGTTAGCTAAGGACGTAGTGAAACAGCGAGTTTATTCTGAAGAAGGAATCAGTTATACAGAGTTTAGTTATTTGTTGCTGCAATCCTATGATTTTGCTCATCTTTTTAAGCACCATGGTGTTGTATTGCAGTGTGGAGGAAGTGACCAGTGGGGAAACATTACCTCTGGAATTGATTATATTCGTCGGAAGGGGTTAGGACAAGCTTTTGGACTCACCTATCCTTTGTTGACTGATAGCAAAGGGAAAAAAATTGGGAAAACGGAGTCGGGAACTGTTTGGTTAGATCCTGAATTAACGTCTCCTTATGAATTATTTCAGTATTTCTTACGTTTATCGGATCAAGAAATCCCTAAAATAGCGAGGATGCTCACTTTACTTGATGATGATGAGGTTCTTGCTCTTGATAAGCGGTTGGAGAATGATCCGCAAGCAGTAAAAAGGTATGTGGCAGAAGTCATTGTTAAGGATGTGCATGGTGCTGAGGGATTAGCACAGGCACTGGCTACTACAGAGAGCTTTTTTGCTAATAAAGGAAAAAATATTACCGAATCGGAACTCGCGGCGTTAGTTCAGTCTGGTGTTGGTATCAATGTAGCTCGAGCAGATGTTATAGGGAAACGCTGGTTAGATGTCGTTGTGCAATTGGGATTTTGTTCTTCAAAAGGGGAAGCTAGAAGACTCATTCAGCAGCGAGGTTTATATGTGAATCAGGAACCTTTAATAGATGAACAGAGTGTCCTAGATGGGACATATCTCTGTTTTGATCGGTATATTCTTCTCTCTCAAGGGAAAAAGAAAAAACAAGTTATAGATCTTAATTAGGAGGTGGCAGTGGCTCCAGCAGATATTGGGTTGATTGGTTTGGCCGTAATGGGCAAAAACCTTGTGTTGAATATGATTGATCACGGTTTTGCTGTCTCTGTCTATAACCGCAGTCCAGAGAAAACGGAAGAGTTCTTGAAGGAGCATGGAGAGAATATATCTCTTCAAGGGTTTACTGCCATCGAAGAGTTCGTTCAATCTTTGAAACGTCCTCGGAAGATTATGATTATGATTAAGGCGGGAGCTCCTGTTGATGAAATGATTTCCTCGCTACTTCCCTTTTTAGAAGAGGGGGATATTCTCATTGATGGGGGGAATAGCTATTATCTGGATTCTGAGCGTCGCTACATTGATCTCAAAAAGAAAGGGATTTTATTTGTCGGCATGGGGGTCTCTGGAGGAGAAGAAGGGGCTCGTAAAGGACCTTCTATTATGCCCGGAGGGAATATTGAAGCTTGGCCTGTTATCGCTCCTATTTTTCAATCAATAGCTGCTCAGGTTGATGGACAGCCTTGTTGCTCTTGGATTGGTACAGGAGGAGCGGGTCATTTTGTTAAAGCCGTTCATAATGGTATAGAATATGGGGATATTCAGTTAATCTGTGAAACCTATGAGATTCTTAAATCTCGGCTTGATTTGTCTCTTGAACAGATAGGAAACATCTTCTTTGAGTGGAATCAAACGGATTTAAATAGCTATCTTATGGGAGCTTCAGCAGCTGTTTTAACAGCAAAAGATGAGAATGGAGTTGCTGTGGCTTCGACTATTTTGGATGTAGCTGGGCAGAAAGGTACTGGGCGTTGGGTTGCGGAAGATGCGATTAAGGCAGGTGTTCCTATGTCGCTTATCATAGAGTCTGTTTTAGCTCGTTATCTCTCGGCTTGGAAGGAGGTGCGTAGACAAGCTGCTCGAGAATTCCCTGTAGCTTCTCTTCTTTATCAACCTTCGCAAGAGGCCTCGGTCTTGATCGAAGATGCAAGAGAAGCTCTTTACGCAGCAAAGATTATTAGTTATGCCCAAGGCTTCATGCTATTAAAGCAGATCTCTGAAGAAAGGAATTGGGATCTTAATTTAGGAGAGCTTGCTTTGATATGGCGCGGCGGATGTATTATCCAAAGTGCTTTCTTGGATAAAATTCACCAAGGGTTTGAGAGTTGCCCGGATGCACACTCTTTGATGTTACAAGATTATTTCAAAAACGTTTTGTTGAACTCAGAAACTGGTTTTCGCCGAGCTATTTTACATGCTGTTGGAGCTGGTGTAGCAATTCCTTGTTTAGCTTCTGCCTTAGCTTTTTACGATGGGTATCGGACGGAAAACTCTCCATTATTCTTAGTTCAAGGATTAAGAGATTATTTTGGGGCTCATGGTTATGAGCGGCAAGATCGTCCTCGCGGGGAGTTTTATCATACGGATTGGTTAGGAAGCAAAAACGCTTCCCGGATGTAAAAAGATAAAGCCCGGCAAAAGTATTTGCCGGGCTTTTTTATGGAAGAATTTTTGAGAAAACTTGCCCTTATTCCATCTTAAGGACTTCAACAAATGCTGTGTTGGGAATAGACACTTTCCCAAACTCTTTCATTCGTTTTTTACCCTTTTTCTGTTTTTCCCATAACTTACGTTTTCTCGTGATGTCTCCTCCATAGCATTTTGCAGTAACGTTTTTCGCTAAAGCGCGAATCGTTTCTCTAGCAATAATTTTTTTATTGATAGCAGCTTGAATAGGAATTTTAAAGAGTTGAGGAGGAATAACATCTACAAGTTTTTCACAAATGCTTCGTCCTTTTGATTCCGCTTTATCCCTATGTACAAGACAAGAAAAAGCGTCTACAGTTTCGTCATTGATAAGAATTTCTAGTTTAATGATGGCGCCAGGTTTGTAATCTCCTAGACGATAGTCGAAAGAGCCATATCCTTTTGTAACGGATTTAAGTTTATCATTAAAATCAGAAACAATTTCATTAAGAGGAAGCTCATAGGAAAGGACGAGTCTGTGCTGGTCAAGCATATCCGTTTTCAAGCATATTCCCCGCTTGTCCATACATAGGCTCATGATGTTGCTTAGATACTCTTGGGGAGTAATGATATTTACATGAACCCAGGGCTCTTCCATATGCTCAATAAGAGCCGGGTCTGGATATGCCGTCGGATTATCAATAAAAAGAGTTTTCCCATTTTTTAAGACTACTTTGTAAATAACGCTTGGGGCAGTAGCGATAATATCAAGATCAAATTCTCTCGAAATTCTTTCAAAGATAATTTCTAAATGAAGAAGGCCTAAAAATCCACAACGGAACCCAAACCCAAGGGAATGGCTACTCTCTTGCTCAATCGTAAGAGCTGAGTCGTTAAGTTGTAAACGGCCTAAAGCATCTTTAAGGGTATCAAAATCAGAAGAGTCTATGGGATAGATTCCTGCAAAAACAACAGGTTTAATTTCCTTGAATCCTTCTAAAGGCTCTTTCGCGGGATGCTTAACTGTAGTAACTGTATCGCCAATTTTTACATCCTTAACCTTTTTCAGGTTAGCGATAAAATATCCTACTTGTCCAGCTCGTAAAGACCCTTCTATTAAGGTAGCTTCCGGTAAGAAGGCCCCAATCCCTAAAACTTCAAAAGAAGAGCCCTTGGTTGACATAAAGGTAATACGATCACCTTTTTTGATTTCTCCGCTAATCACTCGCACATATACCATGATTCCTACATAAGGATCATAGTGAGAATCAAAGATTAATGCTTTGAGTTCTGTTTCTTGAGATGGTTTTGGGGGAGGCACGAGCCGTATAATAGACTCTAAAATTTCTGGGATGCCTTGACCTGTTTTCGCTGAGCAAGCAATAGCATTAGATGTATCTAGTCCAATGAATTCTTCGATTTGTTTTTTTATAGCCTCTGGTTGAGCTGCAGGAAGATCTATTTTATTTAAAACTGGAATGATTTCTAAATCTCGTTCTAGCGCTAGGTATACATTAGCTAAGCTTTGCGCTTGCACACCTTGTGCCGCGTCGACTATAAGCAAAGCTCCTTCACATGCTGCCAGGGATCGAGAAACTTCATAAGAAAAATCCACGTGTCCTGGAGTATCTATGAGATTGAGTTCGTAAGTTTCCCCCTCGTATTCATAAGTCATTGTGACTGGATGCGCCTTAATGGTAATACCACGCTCTCTTTCCAAGTCCATAGAGTCTAAAAGCTGTTCACGCATTTCTCGTTGTTCAATCGTGCTAGTGCTCTCTAGCAACCGATCTGCGATAGTGGACTTACCGTGGTCAATATGGGCAATAATAGAAAAATTACGAATGTTTTCAATCTTATACGGTTTCAAGTTTGTGACCGAATTTCTGCTTTGAAAAGGATATGTTAACGGAATTGATAGTTGTCTATCTAGAGAAAAATAGTAGGAGATTAGAAGAGATTTGTGAAGAAAAGAGATTTTAAAGACAAAAGAAAAGCCCCGCTCAAAATAAGCGGGGCCCTCTTTTTACTAGAAAGTTTCTAGAAAAATGATGTTAGGAAACACCCTCTATAGCAGGAGAGACTTCTTTCGCTGCAGGAGAAGCTTC
Proteins encoded:
- the gnd gene encoding decarboxylating NADP(+)-dependent phosphogluconate dehydrogenase produces the protein MAPADIGLIGLAVMGKNLVLNMIDHGFAVSVYNRSPEKTEEFLKEHGENISLQGFTAIEEFVQSLKRPRKIMIMIKAGAPVDEMISSLLPFLEEGDILIDGGNSYYLDSERRYIDLKKKGILFVGMGVSGGEEGARKGPSIMPGGNIEAWPVIAPIFQSIAAQVDGQPCCSWIGTGGAGHFVKAVHNGIEYGDIQLICETYEILKSRLDLSLEQIGNIFFEWNQTDLNSYLMGASAAVLTAKDENGVAVASTILDVAGQKGTGRWVAEDAIKAGVPMSLIIESVLARYLSAWKEVRRQAAREFPVASLLYQPSQEASVLIEDAREALYAAKIISYAQGFMLLKQISEERNWDLNLGELALIWRGGCIIQSAFLDKIHQGFESCPDAHSLMLQDYFKNVLLNSETGFRRAILHAVGAGVAIPCLASALAFYDGYRTENSPLFLVQGLRDYFGAHGYERQDRPRGEFYHTDWLGSKNASRM
- the tyrS gene encoding tyrosine--tRNA ligase; this encodes MQQLIDSLQKRGILDNSSAGLESLTAPVSAYLGFDPTAPSLHIGHWIGICFLRRLSAYGITPIALVGGATGMIGDPSGKSVERSLLDQEQVLDNSKKIEVALANYLPDIRIVNNADWLGSLSMVDFLRDIGKYFRLGSMLAKDVVKQRVYSEEGISYTEFSYLLLQSYDFAHLFKHHGVVLQCGGSDQWGNITSGIDYIRRKGLGQAFGLTYPLLTDSKGKKIGKTESGTVWLDPELTSPYELFQYFLRLSDQEIPKIARMLTLLDDDEVLALDKRLENDPQAVKRYVAEVIVKDVHGAEGLAQALATTESFFANKGKNITESELAALVQSGVGINVARADVIGKRWLDVVVQLGFCSSKGEARRLIQQRGLYVNQEPLIDEQSVLDGTYLCFDRYILLSQGKKKKQVIDLN
- a CDS encoding EscV/YscV/HrcV family type III secretion system export apparatus protein; the encoded protein is MVNHIRGSSWKIVTIPICILFTLVIPLPRWIIDFGVCANLACSLSIIFWVFSLRSSASARIFPSLLLYLCLLRLGLNLASTRWILASGWASPLIFALGSFFSLGSIPVALTVCLLLFFINFLVITKGAERIAEVRARFSLESLPGKQMSLDADISAGRIGSSRASVKKNSLLEESDYFSAMEGVFRFVKGDAIMSWVLLGVNSLAALFLGRHVGVYNLWLTVLGDALVSQVPALLTSCSAATLIAKVGEKESLAQHLVEYYEQCRQSFLYIALILCGMAFIPGAPKALILGFSVLLLLGYKSPYSEESLLFQKERIELLLPNKGNENPVSLYRAARHQIYQELGVIFPEESVVRYVNNVSPRLVFSGQEISLTELSCSAMLKAMRKLAPETIGERFIARLIEEFQEQGGLSIEEIIPLKISENSLVFLLRALVKEQVSLHLFPKILEAIDLFGSQAKSSLELVESVRNYLGKQIGLSLWNRKDVLEVITVDSLVEQFVRDSQAKVFVDLNEKVVSQVKDLLREGEGNFRAIVTGSETRKELKRIVDPYFPDLLVLAHSELPEEMPITLLGAVSDEVLLS
- a CDS encoding FliA/WhiG family RNA polymerase sigma factor — its product is MKTQDLADTWQLYWSTKEIHHRDFLIEAYLPLVKNVAHRLASGMPSHVKIEDLYASGVEGLVRAVERFDPEKSKRFESYALFIIKAAIIDDLRKQDWVPRSVYQRANRLADAMDALRQTLGKEPTDGDLCEYLNISQQELSHWFSSSRPALVLSLNDDFSCQDEDEGLALEERIADERAENGYDVIRKKEAISILTEALLSLDEKERQVMALYYYDDLVLKEIGKILGVSESRVSQIHSKALLKLRGTLSSLL
- a CDS encoding macro domain-containing protein, translated to MCTLISAMRNFLPPDCKLPTLTYKQALITSLASGIILGLAGCLVGILSSITSLIIVSGFILGVSLLIAGILLSQRFCSQDNVLKPEIPEQEIPELEIPEFEIPELELLEPSTPPPSFIPPKPPLLPKLALKNTIKEMLFGWNSIESEKLLPCFLSSDKILLSFNNPSARFRAWNIPGSNTLFITTSGQYASLKLQSNLPSAIANSVQSISCPKGGRGTNDLFSAVITDRCWEESKPSSGLLLPGECSSAPWEDNDVQSPTWNFETQTYNKPTRFIQISAPKASMYSNSPAYCYQLCFKAYLSCFKEAIRHGCHIIQIPLIASFPDFLPGSQHKEKVWIDSTKLALLHAIAIIAHQHRSDNIVIVLTSIPRPIYF
- a CDS encoding 2Fe-2S iron-sulfur cluster-binding protein encodes the protein MAKLIVSADGENQEFDLEDGSPIAEACENAGVPLACTEGVCGTCVVEILEGTDNLSEFSEAEQDFLGDPDSSNERLACQCCIKGGCVKLTF
- the lepA gene encoding translation elongation factor 4 → MKPYKIENIRNFSIIAHIDHGKSTIADRLLESTSTIEQREMREQLLDSMDLERERGITIKAHPVTMTYEYEGETYELNLIDTPGHVDFSYEVSRSLAACEGALLIVDAAQGVQAQSLANVYLALERDLEIIPVLNKIDLPAAQPEAIKKQIEEFIGLDTSNAIACSAKTGQGIPEILESIIRLVPPPKPSQETELKALIFDSHYDPYVGIMVYVRVISGEIKKGDRITFMSTKGSSFEVLGIGAFLPEATLIEGSLRAGQVGYFIANLKKVKDVKIGDTVTTVKHPAKEPLEGFKEIKPVVFAGIYPIDSSDFDTLKDALGRLQLNDSALTIEQESSHSLGFGFRCGFLGLLHLEIIFERISREFDLDIIATAPSVIYKVVLKNGKTLFIDNPTAYPDPALIEHMEEPWVHVNIITPQEYLSNIMSLCMDKRGICLKTDMLDQHRLVLSYELPLNEIVSDFNDKLKSVTKGYGSFDYRLGDYKPGAIIKLEILINDETVDAFSCLVHRDKAESKGRSICEKLVDVIPPQLFKIPIQAAINKKIIARETIRALAKNVTAKCYGGDITRKRKLWEKQKKGKKRMKEFGKVSIPNTAFVEVLKME